The following are encoded together in the Brassica napus cultivar Da-Ae chromosome A9, Da-Ae, whole genome shotgun sequence genome:
- the LOC106415675 gene encoding uncharacterized protein LOC106415675 — protein sequence MEGRRITASPRPCSGRRVVAKKRTRPDGFVNSVKKLQRREISSRKDRAFSISTAQERFRNMRLVEQYDTHDPKGHSLVALPFLMKRTKVIEIVAARDIVFALAHSGVCAAFSRETNRRICFLNVSPDEVIRSLFYNKNNDSLITVSVYASDNFSSLKCRSTRIEYILRGQPDAGFALFESESLKWPGFVEFDDVNGKVLTYSAQDSVYKVFDLKNYTMLYSISDKHVQEIKISPGIMLLIFKRATSHVPLKILSIEDGTVLKSFNHLLHRNKKVDFIEQFNEKLLVKQENENLQILDVRNAQLMEVSRAEFMTPSAFIFLYENQLFLTFRNRNVSVWNFRGELVTSFEDHLLWHPDCNTNNIYITSDQDLIISYCKADTEDQWIEGNAGSINISNILTGKCLAKITSSSGPPKEDESSSSSSSSLGNNSKLRRNAVAEALEDITALFYDEERNEIYTGNRHGFVHVWSN from the exons ATGGAAGGAAGAAGGATCACAGCTAGCCCTAGACCTTGCAGCGGAAGAAGAGTCGTGGCGAAGAAGAGGACTCGTCCCGATGGGTTCGTCAACAGCGTTAAGAAGCTCCAGCGAAGAGAAATCTCGTCTCGGAAAGATCGAGCTTTCTCAATCAGCACTGCTCAGGAGAGGTTCCGTAACATGCGTCTAGTG gAGCAGTATGATACTCATGACCCCAAGGGGCATAGTTTAGTTGCGTTGCCGTTTTTGATGAAGAGGACTAAAGTTATTGAGATTGTTGCTGCGAGGGATATTGTCTTTGCGCTTGCTCATTCTGGTGTCTGCGCTGCTTTCAGTAGAG AGACGAATAGAagaatatgttttttaaatgtGAGTCCAGATGAAGTGATACGGAGCTTGTTCTACAACAAGAACAATGATTCCCTCATCACTGTCTCTGTTTATGCTTCTGACAATTTCAGCTCTTTGAAATGCAGATCCACTAGGATTGA GTATATTCTGAGAGGTCAGCCAGATGCAGGGTTTGCCCTTTTTGAGTCTGAGTCATTGAAATGGCCTGGCTTTGTAGAGTTTGATGATGTCAATGGAAAGGTGCTTACCTATTCTGCGCAGGACAG TGTGTACAAGGTTTTTGATCTGAAAAACTATACCATGCTGTATTCCATATCAGACAAACATGTTCAAGAAATTAAAATCAG TCCAGGGATAATGTTATTGATCTTCAAGAGAGCTACTAGTCACGTTCCTTTGAAGATTCTGTCGATAGAAGATGGCACAGTTCTCAAGTCCTTCAATCATTTGCTTCACCGAAACAAGAAAGTTGATTTCATTGAACAGTTTAACGAGAAACTTCTTGTGAAACAAGAGAATGAGAATCTCCAAATTCTTGac GTTAGAAACGCTCAACTAATGGAAGTTAGCAGAGCCGAGTTCATGACACCTTCTGCGTTCATATTTCTGTATGAGAATCAGCTGTTTCTAACGTTCAGGAACCGAAACGTATCTGTGTGGAACTTTCGCGGAGAGCTCGTGACTTCCTTTGAGGATCATCTCCTATGGCATCCGGACTGTAACACAAACAACATCTACATAACAAGTGATCAAGATCTGATCATCTCGTATTGCAAAGCAGATACCGAAGATCAGTGGATAGAAGGAAATG CGGGATCGATCAATATCAGCAACATATTGACTGGGAAATGCTTAGCTAAGATAACGTCAAGCAGTGGACCTCCAAAAGAAGATGAGAGCAGTAGCAGTAGCAGCAGTTCTTTGGGGAACAACTCAAAGCTGAGAAGAAACGCTGTGGCTGAAGCTTTGGAAGACATAACGGCTCTGTTCTATGACGAAGAACGCAATGAGATATACACAGGAAACAGACACGGCTTTGTTCATGTGTGGTCCAATTGA